Genomic segment of Paraburkholderia agricolaris:
GCATGCTGTGCTCGGCACGCGAACTGAAGCTCTCGGAAGATCATAGCGGCCTGATGATCCTGCCGGAAGCTACGCCGATCGGCCAGGACATCCGCGAAACGCTCAATCTCGACGACACGGTTTTCGAAATCAAGCTGACGCCGAACAAGGCGGACTGCCTGTCGGTGTTCGGCGTGGCGCGCGAAACTTCGGCGATTACCGGCGCGCCGCTGCGCCCGCTCGAGATCAAGCCGGCCGCAGTGACGCTCAACGAAACCTTGCCCGTCAAAATCTCGGCCCCCGATCTGTGCGGCCGTTTTTCGGGCCGCGTGATTCGTGGCGTGAATGCGCGCGCGAAGTCGCCGCAATGGATGGTTCAGCGTCTCGAGCGCTCGGGCCAGCGCAGCATTTCGGCGCTCGTCGACATTTCGAACTATGTGATGCTCGAACTCGGCCGTCCGTCGCACGTGTTCGATCTGGACAAGATCCACGGCGGCATGGACGTGCGCTGGGGCCGCAAGGGCGAAACGCTCAAGCTGCTGAACGGCAACACCGTCGAACTCGATGAAACCGTCGGCGTGATCGCCGATGAACAGCACATCGAAAGCCTCGCCGGCATCATGGGCGGCGACAGCACGGCCGTTACGCTCGACACCACCAACATCTATCTCGAAGCCGCGTTCTGGTGGCCGGATAGCATTCGTGGCCGCTCGCGCAAGTACAACTTCTCGACCGATGCCGGACATCGTTTCGAGCGCGGCGTCGATTACGCGACCACCGTCGACCACATCGAACGCATTACGCAACTGATTCTCGATATCTGCGGCGGCGAAGCCGGCCCGGTCGACGATCAGATCGTCAACGTGCCGAAGCGCGAGCCGGTGAAGATGCGTGTCTCGCGTGCGAACCGCATTATCGGCATCAAGATCGACGCGGACGAAATCGCGCAGATCTTCACGCGCCTCGGCCTGACGTTCGAACGCGACGGCGATACCTTCGCGGTGAACCCGCCGTCATACCGCTTCGATATCGAAATCGAAGAAGACCTGATCGAAGAGGTCGCGCGTATCTACGGCTTCGAAAAGATCCCCGCGCGTCCGCCGGTCGCCACCAGCGAAATGCTGCCGACCAACGAAACGCAGCGCTCGATCCACGTGATCCGTCACGCGCTTGCCGCGCGCGATTACGCGGAAACGGTCAACTTCAGTTTCGTCGACGCCGAGTGGGAACTGGACTTCGCCGGCAACGACAAGCCGGTACGTCTGCTCAATCCGATTGCAAGCCAGTTGTCGGTGATGCGCACCACGCTGTTCGGCAGCCTGATCAACGTGTTGCGCACCAACCTGAACCGTCGTGCGGCCGATCGCGTGCGCGTGTTCGAAGCCGGCCGCGTGTTCCTGCACGATCCGTCGATCAAGGCGGGTGAGCTGACGGTAGAAGGTTTTGCACAGCCGAAGATGATCGGCGGCCTCGCCTATGGTCCCGCTCTCGAAGAGCAATGGGGGGCGCAAACGCGTGCGGTCGACTACTTCGACGTGAAGGGCGATCTGGAAGCGGTGCTTGCACCGGCCGTGGCGAGCTTTGTGAAAGCGGGGCATCCGGCATTGCATCCGGGCCGCAGCGCGCGTATTGAACTGAATGGCCGCGCAGTGGGCTGGATTGGCGAATTGCATCCGCGCTGGATGCAAAAGTATGATTTGCCGCATGCGCCGATTCTGTTTGAAATTGAAGCGGAAGCATTAATGCAGCGGGTATTGCCCACTCCGGCGGATGTGTCTAAATTCCCACCGGTACGGCGTGATATTGCGCTAGTCGTCGATCAGAAAATCGAGGTGCAGGCGCTGCTGGACGAGCTTCAGAAGGCCCAATCCGAAGCGGCCTGCAAGGCTGTCCAGAAGGTTGCGCTTTTTGACGAATTCCGTCCAAAATCAAACACTTCCGGTGGTCTGGCTGCGCATGAGAAAAGCCTTGCGTTCCGTGTGACCTTGCAAGATACTGGCGGGACCCTTCAGGATGAAACGGTCGAACTGGCCATTCAAACTCTGGTGGAACGTCTGGCTCGAGTATATGGCGCACGGTTGCGTGGATAACCCGCAGTTAACATTTGCACGGCATTTTTCCGCAACTTCCGTTTCTGCTTGGCGCGCCATTTGATAGATATGAATGAAATGAACTCGAGTGATTTCGAAGCCCTTCTTACGGCGCAGCGTAGCGCCATGATTCGCGATATTCCGACATCACCCGCGGCCGTTTCTACCGAAACGCCGACGCTGACCAAAGCTGAACTTGCCGAGTTGCTGTTCGACAATGTCGGGCTCAACAAGCGGGAAGCGAAAGACATGGTTGAAGCATTCTTCGAGGTGATCCGCGACGCGCTGGAGAGTGGCGATAGCGTGAAGCTGTCGGGGTTCGGCAACTTCCAGTTGCGCGACAAACCCCAGCGTCCTGGCAGAAACCCGAAGACCGGCGAGGCGATTCCGATCGCCGCGCGCCGCGTTGTGACGTTCCATGCAAGTCAAAAGCTGAAAGCGCTGGTCGAGAACGGCGCTGAAGCGAGCTTCACGCGCTGATCGACTGGCGCGTCCCTGCGCAACCCACCACGACGGCTAACTGACGATGACAGCGACGATCGAAAAAGTCGTCTTGCCTCCGATTCCGGCGAAGCGCTACTTCACAATTGGTGAGGTCAGCGAACTATGCGGTGTGAAACCGCATGTGCTGCGCTATTGGGAACAGGAGTTCACGCAGTTGAGGCCGGTCAAGCGGCGCGGCAATCGCCGGTACTACCAGCATCATGAGGTGCTGCTGATCCGGCGGATTCGTGAGTTGCTGTACGAGCAGGGTTTTACGATCAACGGTGCGCGCAATCGGCTGGATTCGCACGGCGGCGGCGCCCACGGTGCGCCTGCTGAGATCGCCGGGGAAGGTGAGGACGTGGCGGCACCGGCAGCAAAAACGGCCGCGGTCGACGTGGAGCAGCTGCGCAAGGAGTTGCTGCACGTGATCGATCTGTTGGGCCACTAGTTGGCTTTGTTGGGCTCGGGCAGTTCTAATCGCCTGAAGTGTCTGTTATAATTTTTAGCTGTTCGGGGCGTAGCGCAGCCTGGTAGCGTACCTGCATGGGGTGCAGGTGGTCGGAGGTTCAAATCCTCTCGCCCCGACCAAGAGACATAGCCCGGTAAGTCAAGCCAGTATTGGTAAAGCCAATGCTGGTAAGGCTCACCGGGCTTTCTCGTTTACGGCTGTGTCTCTGGAGTGTGTCAATCCGCTGTGCGAAACTACGGAGATGACAGACATGCCCGTTACTCTTCCTGCTGGCGTTAGCCTTCGCGGCTCCGTGTATCACTTGCGCATCAGAGTGCCTAAAGACATCTAGCCTCGTCAATCGAATGGCAAGCTTGCCGTCGATGCCTATCGTGCAAGCCTCAAGACTTCGAACCGCAACGAAGCTGCCGTTAAAGCGCATGCCATCATCGCTGAGTATCAACGCAAGTTCGCGAAGCTTGCGGCCGACGCGCAACCGCTGCCCTACACGCCGATCACTGACGAGCTAGTTGCATACGTCGTCCAAAAAACCGAGCAAATGATTCTCGCGATGGATGACGTGTTGCGCCACAATCCAGCGTATTTTGCTCAGTGGTATGGCACCCGCAAATGGCAAGGCTACCGCATCACAGAAGCCCACCTCATGAGCCTGTTGCTATCTTTCCCCGCAAATCGGTGATGTCCGCTGCACTTCGCGCTCAAGCGACACCTGCTACGCGCCTCGTGCTTTCGAAAACAGCATGCCACGCGTTTTGGCGCCTGGCATCGCTTCACTGGGATCGTCCACGATCCGCCCGCTTTCGGAGCATGCGGGTGCCCTGTCCGCTATGGAGCGCGAACAATTTACCGTGACAGCCCCAACAATCACGGAACCGGAAGGCGCTTTGCGTTACTCAGCGATGGCGACGACTCACACTGATCGTCCGAATGCTTTGGCGCTCTAGATCTCACTTTGTACCCATGCAAATCTCGACACTCGTCAGGAAGTCAACTATGTCAATGGATGCGATGGAGCGTGCGCTCGCGGGGTTGGGTGCACTCATCGGAATTCCGGATCTGACGTTCGATGATGACGGCATCAGTCACCTCAAGGGCGACAAACAACAGCAGCTCGCGATAAAGCGGGATGACCGGAATTTCCGGTTCGTTGTGGTTGGACTTGTCGCGTTAGCGTTGCCTGAGTGGCTTGACCGGGCGGTCATTGAAGAACTGCTTGCGCTTGGACTGAGCCCGTTGCGAGAAGATGGGGCGGGCGTCGGGCTTGATTCGTCATCCGGGGCAATCGTGTTACATCAAAGCTTTCGGCTTGACCAGAACGATGCTGAACAGCTTCGTGACGGCCTCGTGCAATTCATCCGTTTGCAGACGCATTGGAGTGAGCGTCTGAGCTTCGCGACCATGGCCACACTGATGTGACGTACGCGGCAGCCTTCGCTGCCGGCTTGGAGCCTTCCGTTCATTGCCAGGTTTCACGGTGGCCAGCGCGGCATCACAGTGATGCGGACGAGCCCCGAATACCATTGCACAAGGAGATTGCGTGGATCCGATCACGCCAGGCCTCACCCCCGGGACGATATCAATTTCCTTGCCCGAGGGTGTTGCCAGATCGCAGCAACACTTTACGAGTGTGAAGAAGCCGGACAATTTTATCGACCGGCTATTTAGCGGTCTGTTTGCCAGTTGGTCGGGATTCAGCGTCGCGAAAGGTGGTGTTCTGGCCACACAGGGTTCCACGGGTGCGGGCGCGTCTGCGCCGGTGATCCGGGGCGCCACGATAGCAGGCGCTGTCGTCGAACCCATCACGATTATTCATTCGATTGTGGAAAGCGTGGGCGCTGCGGTCGTCCTTCGAAACGAGGTGTTGAACTACCAGAAAATTTCGCGCAAAGAGGAGGCCGCGCGTGGCAAGGCCGAAATTTACGTGCGCTTGAATTCGGAATATGACAGCCATTCGCTCAGGTTTTTGCGGGACGAAACGAGGAACGACGGAGTCGGCACGGACGGAATCGAGAAGGAGAGAACCGGGCGCCCCTCCCCGAAGGACATCTATGTCGGCGGCGCAAAAGACGCTGTTCATTATCTGAAGTACAGCAAGGCCAGCAGTGATCGCCAGGGCGCTCAACGAACGGTTAGCCGCGTCGCGATCTATTTTGCCCGGGATTGCGTGGCCCAGCTTGCCGGTGTGGGCAACCGCCTCGCGTCCGCGTCCGTCACGCTAGTGGGCCTGCTCGGACGAAATGCGGTACAGGTTTCGTCCATCGCGTCGGGTGTGGCAGGCGGCGCTTTTGCGATGCTTAGTGGGCTGTTGCACGTGGTCCAGGGAGGGCTGGAAATTCGCCACGCCTCGAAAGCGATTTCCGCGGCTCAAAGCGCCAAGGCTCGGGCGGGCAGCTTTGCCGACGGAGGGCGGGTTAGCGTGGATGTACTCGCGAGCAATGCGGCTTGGGAAACACCCGCAGGCAAGCTGCGTGAACGAAAAATTGCCAAACTGACAGAGGCAGCCGGCAGGCTGGGGAAGACCTCGAAAGAAGAGTTGGCACAGGTCAAAAAGGTGATCAAACACTGCTTTTACGCGTTCGAGAAGAACCAGGATACGTCGATCGCCACGAACAGGCGGGCGATCACTGCGGCAAAGTGGAGAATTGCATTCGGTGCGGCAGGAATCGGTATTGGCGTTGCGGTGACGGCGCTGACCGTTATCGGCACCGGTGGCGTTGCACTGCTCGCGATTGGCGCAGTTTCCGCGCTGTTGGGGGTGGGGTGGACAGCGTACGCATGCATCAAGTATCGCAGGGTGGTCCGCGAGACCGGGGAAACCTGCAACGCGGGCGTGGCGTTCAAGGCGCAAGCGCGAAAACTCCTCGATCTTCCACTTGGGGAGGCCGAGAGCCAGTTTCTGAGCACGATGCGGACCAATGGCTATGCGGCGGGCGCATTGCTTGCAAGATACATGGAGGGAGCCAAACAGGCTTCGATGCTGGATGAAGCCGCTGATACACGGCGACGGAACGGTGCAGACTATAAAGCGCTGGTTAGCGAGGCCTGCCACACCTTTATTGCCTCGATAGATGAGAAAAATGCTGGCGCTAAAGACGAGATCGTTGGATTAGCACGTGGCGTCTCTGAGGACGGATTGCCGGGCACCGGAAATGTGGATGACAAAATATTGCCGAGGCTCGGGTTAAGCGATGTGGAGCGGTTAACCCGAATTTGCGAGGCGTACAGGGACTTCGACCAGGAGCAGAGAGTGAGACTGGCGCAATATCTCGGCGCTTTGTCCGGAAGGGAAAATGACGAAGCCTACATTGCGTCATTGATCTTCAAGCAGCTCCACGGCGGTGAGTTCAAGGTGTCAGACCTCGTACTTCGCCGGAAGATGGCAACGCGCTTTTTGCTA
This window contains:
- a CDS encoding MerR family transcriptional regulator, encoding MTATIEKVVLPPIPAKRYFTIGEVSELCGVKPHVLRYWEQEFTQLRPVKRRGNRRYYQHHEVLLIRRIRELLYEQGFTINGARNRLDSHGGGAHGAPAEIAGEGEDVAAPAAKTAAVDVEQLRKELLHVIDLLGH
- a CDS encoding integration host factor subunit alpha, which codes for MNEMNSSDFEALLTAQRSAMIRDIPTSPAAVSTETPTLTKAELAELLFDNVGLNKREAKDMVEAFFEVIRDALESGDSVKLSGFGNFQLRDKPQRPGRNPKTGEAIPIAARRVVTFHASQKLKALVENGAEASFTR
- a CDS encoding CesT family type III secretion system chaperone, producing the protein MSMDAMERALAGLGALIGIPDLTFDDDGISHLKGDKQQQLAIKRDDRNFRFVVVGLVALALPEWLDRAVIEELLALGLSPLREDGAGVGLDSSSGAIVLHQSFRLDQNDAEQLRDGLVQFIRLQTHWSERLSFATMATLM
- the pheT gene encoding phenylalanine--tRNA ligase subunit beta, coding for MQFPESWLRTFVDPQLTTDELSHALTMAGLEVEDLRPAAPPTSKIVVGQVLEVVKHPDADKLNVCQVDAGTGATLNIVCGAPNVAPGIKVPVALVGAQLPPAEEGGTPFAIKLSKLRGVESQGMLCSARELKLSEDHSGLMILPEATPIGQDIRETLNLDDTVFEIKLTPNKADCLSVFGVARETSAITGAPLRPLEIKPAAVTLNETLPVKISAPDLCGRFSGRVIRGVNARAKSPQWMVQRLERSGQRSISALVDISNYVMLELGRPSHVFDLDKIHGGMDVRWGRKGETLKLLNGNTVELDETVGVIADEQHIESLAGIMGGDSTAVTLDTTNIYLEAAFWWPDSIRGRSRKYNFSTDAGHRFERGVDYATTVDHIERITQLILDICGGEAGPVDDQIVNVPKREPVKMRVSRANRIIGIKIDADEIAQIFTRLGLTFERDGDTFAVNPPSYRFDIEIEEDLIEEVARIYGFEKIPARPPVATSEMLPTNETQRSIHVIRHALAARDYAETVNFSFVDAEWELDFAGNDKPVRLLNPIASQLSVMRTTLFGSLINVLRTNLNRRAADRVRVFEAGRVFLHDPSIKAGELTVEGFAQPKMIGGLAYGPALEEQWGAQTRAVDYFDVKGDLEAVLAPAVASFVKAGHPALHPGRSARIELNGRAVGWIGELHPRWMQKYDLPHAPILFEIEAEALMQRVLPTPADVSKFPPVRRDIALVVDQKIEVQALLDELQKAQSEAACKAVQKVALFDEFRPKSNTSGGLAAHEKSLAFRVTLQDTGGTLQDETVELAIQTLVERLARVYGARLRG